One segment of Brassica napus cultivar Da-Ae chromosome C3, Da-Ae, whole genome shotgun sequence DNA contains the following:
- the LOC125583798 gene encoding uncharacterized protein LOC125583798, with amino-acid sequence MSLFTSFLSCFVPKSSSRISSIDGSIPKGLSLEKPKSKSESLRAPIIVSYFPVPVASRLSRL; translated from the coding sequence ATGTCTCTCTTCACGTCTTTCTTAAGTTGCTTTGTTCCAAAATCCAGCTCAAGGATTAGTTCAATCGATGGTAGTATCCCGAAAGGCTTGTCGTTGGAGAAGCCAAAAAGCAAATCTGAATCTCTTAGAGCTccaatcattgtatcttatttcCCCGTGCCCGTGGCTTCAAGGCTTTCGCGTTTGTAA